The sequence below is a genomic window from Haematobia irritans isolate KBUSLIRL chromosome 3, ASM5000362v1, whole genome shotgun sequence.
ggcatttttaatatttgatactattaaaaaaaggttaggtggcagcccgatgtatcaggctcacatagactcacTTAGGGACCTCCTTAGACTCActtagggacctcctttttatagccgagtccgaacggcgtttcacattgcagttcaaccacttaaagaagctttgaaaccctcagaaatgccaccagcattactgaggtgggataatccatcgctgaaaaactttttggtgttcggtcgaagcaggaatcgaacccgaatttgtgacaagtaGGGGGAAGAATCACAAaatacctggcaacactgtttcagaatgacaagaaaacagttactctccataatatatgatttcggattgatataaagaacggcaaacgttaaggtaagtgtgtgccatacataaatatatgaaatatgtaacatacatacatatctatgattaataataatggaaagttttgcttcgcacataactgagcaatacttgtggtaccacgtgaagtgaagcgaatccatgttgtactttttctcaagtacttacatttttattgttcctttttttcggaacacatattgtttcggataagtacttggtggtatttgacaagcaagtgttctcttgactttactacttgcgctctgagagaaagacagtgtatgtactatattcgacagcgaattgcatacatgtagtgaaaagttattcgatgcagacctgtattagagaccatatacatacaccctgtagcaaattttaaccggatcggattaaatttgctcctccaagaggctccggatttcaaatctgaggatcggtttatatggcggctatacgtaaaagtggaccaataaggcccatttgcaataccatccgacctacatcaataacaactacttgtgccaagtttcaagtcgatagcttgtttcgttcggaagttagcgtgatttcaacagacggacttacgtacttagatcgactcagaatttcatcatgacccagaatatatatatatactttatgggatcttaaagcaatgtttcgatgtgttacaaacggaatgaagtagttaatataccccccatcctctggtagagggtataaaaatcccatAAAACCGGTGCCCAGAATTGACTTCTGTAACCTCATGGAGGGCTGAGATACAGAGATTTTTGTAGTCATTGCGGTATAAATGAAGCGAGGATCCTCCTTGTTAAGCCACTTTTGTTTGACACAATGGTGCTGAgtactgttggaatgtccatggtctgtgggcgaaatgtttgtctgccgaGGTCTTCAATACTGACATTAGGATATTTTCCCCaaaaatattcggcatttattttgacctcaTGGCCGATGAAGACGAGTAGGGAGCGAGCATCGCCCGTTACGGCGGCCAATTTCATTGCCATCGGCGGCACATGACCTTTGAGGGCCAATCGAGGGTATACATTTTCAGCTAAATGAAGAAAGTAATGGGGATTTGCTTGCCAAAGAATCCCCATAATTTTCTTCGTTCACAGACTGCTCAATTTGAAATGGCTTTTCAtgagagaaaacaaaattcggtaactggccactttccTGCAAGCAAAGCAACTTCTTGGCTCTCCCCCTGGCTAAACGGATTCAATCCAAGGTTATTTTTCAAAACATGTTGCATCAGTTCCCGCAATAAAATTCAGGTCATGAGAAAGTTATCTACCACTGCGgcatggatttcgatcaaatctggtctTTACAGTGTCCAATATTTGGTCGCGATGCAACACAGGGTGTATCACGATAACGAACAATTGCACGAGAAACAAATATGTATGCATActtaaatgctggagggctctGACGATGTCCAGTCGTGGTTTTCCTGCCAAatgtaaagcaatcacactatcggCCTTGAGTCATCACAATTAATTCTATTttggaatgcaatagatcaaaacgattttgtaagcttgtgaacaataaaattaaatatcactggaataaatctatcagctgtcagacgagtggtttagaaattataacaatctgaagttggttgcaaaatattttggggTTTTGGTCTAAATcctgcttttagtaaaacacaccttaagacaacaaaaatgggcaaaatgaaaagaaaaattatttgaaactattcaagaggctttgcagcatatgctgaagtttaccgtacaaatttttcttgcttagttctcttgcttttgtgtcgtaaacatagaaaatttaatcggctggcaaaaaaattggggcattagagggttaaggtagtgaatgtaaaatattttccaGCATTTTCAAAGAAATGGAAGTATTGCAATTGTTCGATACTCTGATTTATTTTTCAGACTAGAAATCaatcatctcacccggccagatctcgctaaagactatggaaacgTGTAGTGGCCAACACATTTATTTCAGTTGGATCATTCACAATACGATTTATTACCAATACCTTTTTCCTTTACATTTCCGAAAcgtaaaatgttcaaaaaatgtattttggcgtcgaattttgagtcgattttgCCTTTCGACTTTTTGATAATCTGTCTGTATGAAAAGATCTACTTCACATTCCCTTATCAACACGAATTatgattttcaattattttattaaaatttgattttgttcacTATCAAAAATGTCGCTAGGTATTCGAattctttttgacaaaatgtcgatTTTGAGCTTTTGCATCCCTACACTTTAAACCCAACATTGTGGTTTTGAACAAGCAATTCGTAATGTAATCTTTGGTTTAGTTGGGGAAAAAACCAGAGTGGGCATTCATTTGTCACTCCTATACTTAATCATTATTCGCTATTAATTGCAAATTGATATGGTATAAAAGAAAACCAGAAAATGTGAATGAATGAGTAAATAATGAATTTTTCAAACAAGTAGGAATGGGACTATTTTGGGTTGCATATATGTTCATTTACAATGTAGATaacatgaaaatttaaaaagtttatagtTAGGTATATTTGTCAAactaatatttgttttgttcacagttcattttattttttataagcccctcaataatgctggtgacacttctgagtgtttcaatgcTTCTACCAAGCGGTTTCCACGTAATATGAGACGCCGTTCCATAATAATACGGCTTTAGTTGAcacacatataaatattttaaatttattacagaattatagaaaattacattaTATTGACTACAAGTAGTAAGTACGGAATAAAGTATTGAATTAAATGTCTTAATTTTGATGCTGTTTCTTTGTCGTTTTTGCTTATAATGAAACACTTTGAAGATCTGCAGGTTTCAAAAGTGAAACTAGAGTCTCAATACGTTTCTCATCCACAAGACCAATAAACTTGTCGACAATATTTCCATTAGTAAATGCCAATATTGCCGGTACTGCCTTCACATTGAATATCTCCACCAGATCCATATTAGTATCCACATCGACAAGAGCTAAATCGATATGTTTAGAATTTCGAAACATTTCTTTTAGCATTGGTGTCAATTTATGACAGGGTTCACACCATTTAGCACTGAAGTCAACTATAACCGGTAGATCATTGTTGATgacctgaaaataaaaaaaaaaaaaaatacatatataatatattataaaaatattattattgttattaaaatttcttaaaaaaactaATTATACGGTCGAGcctaattttaaatacccaccaattCGACCAACCCAGTTTTCTGTGTTTTATGGTAAAATTGTATCTTCAAGGTAAAAAAACCTTTGCATATGTGATCCCaaagaactttattttagattgAAACAAACAACTTTAAcaactaaagaaaactttgttggtctaaaatttcgttttccaGAAAATAATGTTAAGTTTTTATTGCGAGGCATATTTAATTAACGGAtaaataaaacacaattctTTTCTTTACCGataatccaaaaattttcttgagctaGCCTATATGTTTCATAAATTCACTTTACAATTCAATGCACACTAACGACGCTTTTAGCACAcggtctttttttaatttaaattggggatttttggggacacaAGCGTACCAATTTGGGGACACAAGCGTACCAATTTGGGGAcaaaagccagaaaaatactgacaACACGGTTCATGAGTAACTGTCAAATagataggcaaaattttatttctatagaaaattttctcaaaattttatttctatagaatattttgtcaacattttatttctattgaaaatttcgtcaaatgtttatttctatagaaaattttgtcaaaattttatttttatagaaaactttgtcaaaattttattctatagaaaattgtattaaaattttattccatagaaaattgtgtcaaaattttatttttatagaaaactttgtcaaaattttatttctatagaaaattttgtgaaaattttacttctaaagaaaaagttttatatatttttcttaattcttaaattattattgattttttatagcagaaccctttccattattttttatttatcataaaaccttgttacaaaatttattggggatttttgtggagaattttaatttaagttggGGATTTTGGGGACACAAGCGTACCAATTTTGGGAcaaaagccagaaaaatactggcaacactgttcatGAGTAACTGTCAAATggataggcaaaattttatttctatagaaaattttgtcacaattttatttccatagaaaatgttgtcaaaattttatttctatagaaaattgtatcaaaattgtattctacagaaaattttttcaaaattttatttctatagaaaattttgtcaaaattttattctatcgaaaattgtattaaaattttattccatagaaaattttgtcaaaattttatttctatagaaaattttgtcaagatttgatttctatagaaaattgtatcaaaattttattctacagaattttttttcaaaattttatttctatagaaaattttgtcaaaattttattctatagaaaattgtattaaaattttatcccatagaaaattttgtaaaaattttatttctatagaaaattttgtcaacattttatttctgttttgtttttttttttttgtttttgttaaaattttattcgatagaaaattgtgtcaaaaatttatttttgttttttatttttactatttgtggaagaattctaccaactctgGCAACCacgattacaatactacggtaaTCTTTGTAAgaataagaaaaataatatttaaaattgaggagttgacaaacaaaatttagtctaaaggagctcttgacaataatcttccaatgaattttttgttgaaatttagtgaaaagtagtttttcgctcaaaaagataccgtttttgtactttcttaaaaattgtagtttCCATCCCTGATCTCCAGATTCATGAGCAGTGTTGCAAGTAtttgggatttttccccaaatcggggatattttttcgtggttgggggaaactctttttttttttgggaatagtTTGGAATATTTGGGGAAATATTTGGAATATTCGAGAATCTCCAGATTCATGAGCAGTGTTGCcattattggggatttttccccaaatccgggatattttttcgttgttggggacaaaatttttgagttggggacttggggattttgtggggaatttcgaTAAACTTATATATAGCTTTGTGGgaagtttttctatggaaaacggtTCAGTATATTCAATCTGGTTTTATCTGTTTATTTATACATTATTAAAGAAGAATGACAGCGCATTTTCGAAATAGATACACATTGCTCCTCCTTATTCCACGCCATACAATAGGGTGCAAATGAAGGTTTTGGACTACAAACGGTTACATAACCGTTGTGGGGGCCCAAGgtctaatttataattttactcagcttTACTAGctgagctttctatagaaaattttgtcaaaaattttatttctatagaaaattttataaaaattttatttctataaaaaattttggcaaacttttatttctatagaaaattttgtcaaaagtttatttctatagaaaattttgtcaaaattttatttctatagaaaattttgtcaaaattttattactatagaaaattttgacaaaattttatttttatagaaaattttgtcaaaattttatttctatagaaaaacttgttaaaattttatttctatagaaaatcttgttaaaattttatttctatagaacattttgtcaaaattttacttctatagaaaattttgtcaaaattttatttctatagaaaattttgtcaaaattttatttctatagaaaattttggcaaacttttatttcgatagaaaattttggcaaaatttttatatcaatagaaaactttgtcaaatgtttatttctataggcaattttgttaaaaatttatatatatatggaaaattttatcaaaattttatttcgatagaaaattttgtcaacattttatttctatagaaaaatttgtcaaaattttatttctatagaaaaacttgttaaaattttatttctatagaaaattttgtcaaaattttattttatttacaaaattttgttaacgttttatttctatagaaaattctgtcaaaattttatatctatagaaatttttgtcaaaaatttatatctttagaaaattttgtcaagatattatttcgatagaaaattttgtcaaaattttatttctgtggaaaattttctcaaaatattatttctttagaacattttttcaaaattttatctccagcaaaaattttgacaaaattttatttctatagaacatatgtcaaaaaaccagttaaatataggatatgtttttcaactttttattttaaagagtccAAAGACAATTGTGTCTTAAGTGTATCCTTACTTCTTTATCattctttttaaatatttctatttttcaaattaaatatgaaaaactatgGCATTTGCGGATTTGCGGGATTTGCAACTATCCCGGAAGAAGTTCTTCAACATCAGGAAATTTCTCTTGTAGCAATTAAGGCTCCACTATTTTGGCAGTCGGACCCATTGCTGTGGTTCAAGCAAATGGGATTTCAATTTATAATCGCTGGTGTTGCCCACTACACTTCAATACGATACACACCAttctcggcacacctatttgtggtcctaaaatacctctagatttccaatttcaggcgaataggGTAGCAaacacggtttctagaagcccaagaagtaaactcgggagatcggcctatatgggcgctataccaaaacatggaccgatacccaccattttcggtcctaaaatacttctatatttccaatttcagataaatcgaataaaaactacggtttctagaagtccaagacctcaaatcgggggattgatttatatcggagctatatcaaaacctggaccgaaatAACTCATCATTGAACTTGGCCTGCTTGCAGACAAtatacgaatctgtgccaaatttcaggactatagcgtcattattgaagaatgtagcgtgattacaatagacagacagacgagcggacggacggacatgcttatatcgtcttagaatttctccctgatcaagaatatatatactttatatagtcggcaatcgatatttcgatgtgttacaaacggagtgacaaacccttcaccattctatggtggtgagcAATCTTCTACATTCCCTGTGAATTGCCAGCGTGGTTTGTCAGGGGAAGTTATACGTCACCTCAACATACCGTCcactaaatcggaaaaagtaaaaggACTTAAAAATTTACCCTATTAAAATTGGTTAATGTGttggacacggagaacatgtgtttcccaaacatataccgcaaaatgaagcaccctctaTGTTGCCTGTaaacttcatgtaaatttaagttttttacttaaaaaagtctggcagaagcctgtggaaaaatcataaaattatgtaccgagttcctatTTATCGACAATACTCTACTTTCTATTTTTAAAACATCGGGCAAAATGGAACCCCCTCCTTCGCTCCTCCCAgaccagatatcgtaaattcacgtaTCCTTTATTCATTTCACCAAGAACCcaacttcacaatttttttttaaagggacgtcactttctctgcaaattgcaagaatatctataaaatttcattcaagtttcatagtgtggagcaaggagaaggttcctgtccaaatacccaaaactCAAGTACACCATGTTGATTTCATAACCAACCCCTACGGCCTTTgctaatttcaagtaaactacagaattctagtttttgtttcagttttagaggaagtcttcctccccgtccaaatatcgaaaaatgatatagcgtatattgtgagagaaaataaagtagctgttctttgcctagacgcccccttcaaccttccctgaaaatttcaagcaaatcggataattttgttcccccttcccgaccaaatattaaaaaatcaggtaccccataataaatgCATAAGCTCGCGGCGTGTTCTCTGGAAACCTCAAGTAAAtctgagaatttttttattgtattttaaacaaaaatagtataaaggggtggtccagctccgcgaccaaatatcgaaaaataaaatagcgggtctttgtctagacatcacccctaaccttccttggaaatttcacccaaatcggagaactttggtcaaattttgaaaaggtcgggcaagggggatgtccccctcccccaccagatatcaaaaaatgaagtaattttttttcaccacATGCTTAAGTCGGGAAAGGGGGATGTCCCCCTCccccaccagatatcaaaaaatgaggtacctttTCTTCACCATATGATTACCATAtacgttctccgaacatttgtcatttgaaaaaataaaattattttataataaaagcaactgcgatgaattcaaaatataaaattttgtaatgttaGCGGTATGTAAAACAcgattttcccgcttttccgttgaaacttttctagagttttctttgctataaacttCACAGAGCCCGAGatctttccaacgaatgcaacaccgtggaaatcggttcgtgcggcctggagttgcatcagagatggcgctgtatataaaaaaagattttccttttctagaatttttctttgcccgagacctttccagcgtatgcaaaaccgtggaagtcggttcgtatagcccccatagaaaccgacgctcagatttggcttccggagactcttggaggagcaaaattcatccgatccagttgaaatttggtacatgagaccatatatatggtatatggtctctcacaaccatacaaaaattggtccaaatcggtccataattatatatagcccccatataaactgatccacagatttggcttgaggagcctctaagaaaagcaaatttaatccgatccggctgaaacttagtacatggtgttagtatatggtctttaataaacttgcaaaaattggtccacatcggtccataatcatatatagcccccctataaaaaccgatcccccgatttggcttgcggagcctttaagagaagcaaatttcatccgatccggctgaaattttatatatggtgtaagtatatagtctctaacaactatgcaaaaattggtccacatcggtccataattatatatagcccccatataaaccggtcctccgatttggcttgcggagcctctaagagaagcaaatttcatccgatccggctgaaatttggtacatggtgtaagtgtatggtctctaacgaccatgcgaactttggttcacatcggtccataattatatatagccctcatataaaccgatccccagatttgacctctggagcctcatgggtgagcaaaattcatccgattcggttgaaatttggtacgtggtgttagtatatgatctctaccaaccatgcaaaaattggtccacatctataCTATATGGTCTatgataaccatgcaggaattagtccatatcggtccataattatatgtagcccccatataaagcgatccccagatttgacctacggagacccttggaagagcaaaattcaccggatccggttgaaatttggtacgtggtgttagtatatgatctctaacaaccatgcaaaaattggtccctatcggtccataattatatatagccccaatataaaccgatccccagatttgaactccggagctcttggaggagcaaaattcatccgatccggatgaaatttggtacgtggtgaaatttgatacgtggtaaaatttagtacgtggtgaaatttgatacgtggtaaaatttagtacgtggtgaaatttggtacattgcgctagtatatggccgccaaaattggtccatatcggcctatagttatatatagccgatcaccaaaaataatctatcaaaattgtatttctatagaaaattttgtcaaaattttattactatagaaaattttgtcaacattttatttctatagaaaatgttatctaaattttatttctatagaaaattttgtcaaaattttattgctacagaaaattttgtcaaaattttattactatataaaaaattttgtcaaaattttatttctatagaaagttttgtcaaaattttattggtatacaaaattttgtccaaattttatatctatacaaaattttgtcaaattttatttctataaaaaattttgtcaaaattttattactataaacaattttgtcaagattttatttctatagaaaattttgtcaaaattttatctctatagaaaaaattgtcaaattgtattgctatagaaaattttgtcaaaattttacttctatataaatttttgtcaaaattttatttctattgaaaattttgtcaaactaaattatttacatatttaatcggccttttttgtttaatatataccctgtatg
It includes:
- the LOC142230000 gene encoding thioredoxin-like, with protein sequence MLKFCAVGIRSCIKTASKVLNQSQLLKSKLSISATTRLFGKGQTQTQIHYVNDLEEFDKLVINNDLPVIVDFSAKWCEPCHKLTPMLKEMFRNSKHIDLALVDVDTNMDLVEIFNVKAVPAILAFTNGNIVDKFIGLVDEKRIETLVSLLKPADLQSVSL